Proteins found in one Serratia plymuthica genomic segment:
- a CDS encoding SpoVR family protein, with product MTTSTHDKVKEDKRLSDGPDWTFELLQVYLEHIDRVAKHYRLDTYPHQIEVITSEQMMDAYSSVGMPINYTHWSFGKKFIETEQRYKHGQQGLAYEIVINSNPCIAYLMEENTITMQALVMAHACYGHNSFFKNNYLFRSWTDASSIVDYLLFARHYISQCEERYGVEEVEKLLDSCHALMNYGVDRYKRPQKISLVEEKARQKSREEYLQSQVNTLWKTLPRVEREEAPEQARRYPSEPQENILYFMEKNAPLLEPWQREVLRIVRKVSQYFYPQKQTQVMNEGWATFWHYTILNHLYDEGRVTERFMLEFLHSHTNVVYQPPYNSPYYNGINPYALGFAMFQDIKRICQSPTEEDRYWFPDIAGKDWLETLHFAMRDFKDESFISQFLSPKIMRDFRLFTVLDDDRNNYLEIAAIHDEAGYRAIRQELSAQYNLSNHEPNIQIWNVDLRGDRSLTLRYIPQDRAPLDKSRREVMKHLHRLWGFDIILEQQNEDGSIELLDRCPPRPTPL from the coding sequence ATGACTACTTCAACACATGATAAGGTCAAGGAAGATAAGCGTCTGAGCGATGGACCGGACTGGACGTTCGAGCTGCTGCAGGTGTATCTGGAGCACATCGATCGCGTAGCCAAACATTACAGGCTCGACACCTACCCACATCAGATCGAGGTCATCACCTCAGAGCAGATGATGGACGCCTATTCGAGCGTCGGCATGCCGATTAACTATACCCATTGGTCATTCGGCAAAAAGTTCATCGAAACCGAGCAGCGTTACAAGCATGGCCAACAGGGGCTGGCTTATGAAATCGTTATCAACTCCAACCCCTGTATCGCTTATCTGATGGAAGAAAATACCATCACCATGCAGGCCCTGGTGATGGCGCACGCTTGCTATGGGCACAACTCCTTCTTCAAAAATAATTACCTGTTCCGCAGTTGGACCGACGCCAGCTCGATCGTCGACTATCTGCTGTTCGCCCGCCATTACATCAGCCAGTGCGAAGAGCGTTATGGCGTTGAGGAGGTAGAAAAACTGCTCGATTCCTGCCATGCGCTGATGAACTACGGCGTGGACCGTTACAAACGGCCGCAGAAAATTTCGCTGGTCGAAGAAAAAGCGCGGCAGAAAAGCCGTGAGGAGTACCTGCAAAGTCAGGTCAATACGCTGTGGAAAACCCTGCCACGGGTCGAACGCGAAGAGGCGCCGGAGCAGGCCCGCCGCTATCCGAGCGAACCTCAGGAAAACATTCTCTACTTTATGGAAAAAAATGCGCCACTGCTTGAGCCCTGGCAGCGTGAGGTTCTGCGCATAGTGCGCAAAGTGAGCCAATATTTTTATCCGCAGAAGCAAACCCAGGTGATGAACGAAGGCTGGGCGACATTTTGGCATTACACCATTCTCAATCACCTGTACGACGAAGGCCGGGTCACCGAGCGCTTCATGCTGGAATTCCTGCACAGCCACACTAACGTGGTGTACCAGCCGCCGTACAACAGCCCGTACTACAACGGCATCAACCCGTACGCACTGGGCTTTGCCATGTTCCAGGACATCAAGCGCATTTGCCAGTCGCCGACGGAAGAAGATCGTTACTGGTTCCCGGATATCGCCGGTAAAGACTGGCTGGAAACCTTGCATTTCGCCATGCGCGACTTCAAGGATGAAAGCTTTATCAGCCAGTTCCTGTCACCCAAGATCATGCGTGATTTTCGGCTGTTCACCGTGCTGGACGACGATCGCAATAACTATCTGGAGATTGCGGCTATTCATGATGAGGCCGGTTATCGGGCGATTCGCCAAGAGTTGTCGGCGCAATATAACCTGAGCAACCATGAGCCGAACATTCAGATTTGGAATGTGGATTTACGCGGCGATCGTTCCTTGACGCTGCGCTACATCCCGCAAGATCGCGCGCCGCTCGACAAAAGCCGTCGCGAGGTGATGAAGCATCTGCATCGCCTGTGGGGCTTCGACATTATTCTGGAACAGCAGAACGAAGACGGTAGCATAGAGCTGTTGGATCGTTGCCCACCACGCCCTACACCACTGTAA
- a CDS encoding D-amino acid dehydrogenase, whose protein sequence is MRVVILGSGVVGVASAWYLAKAGHEVTVIDRQPGPAMETSAANAGQISPGYAAPWAAPGVPLKAIKWMFQRHAPLAVRLDGSRFQLSWMWQMLKNCDTSHYMTNKGRMVRLAEYSRDCIKALRQETGIQYEGRQGGTLQLFRTQQQFENAAKDIAVLEDAGVPYKLLEAHQLATVEPALAQVAHKLTGGLQLPNDETGDCQLFTQQLAKLAQQAGVTFLYNRSVDRLLVDGDQISGVQCGAEVFKADSYVVAFGSYSTALLRDLVSIPVYPLKGYSLTIPIADEAAAPFSTVLDETYKIAITRFDQRIRVGGMAEIVGFNTQLEQKRRETLEMVVRDLYPNGGRVEEATFWTGLRPMTPDGTPIVGKTSLKNLFLNTGHGTLGWTMACGSGQLLSDLISGTTPAIPSDDLGVARYSAGFRNGHPTPTPLNDVHPVR, encoded by the coding sequence ATGCGAGTGGTAATTTTAGGTAGTGGGGTGGTGGGCGTTGCCAGTGCCTGGTATTTGGCGAAAGCCGGGCATGAGGTGACGGTAATCGATCGTCAACCTGGCCCGGCAATGGAAACCAGCGCGGCGAATGCAGGCCAGATATCACCGGGCTATGCGGCGCCGTGGGCTGCGCCGGGCGTACCGCTGAAGGCCATCAAATGGATGTTCCAGCGCCATGCACCGCTGGCGGTGCGTCTGGATGGCAGCCGTTTCCAGTTGAGCTGGATGTGGCAAATGCTGAAAAACTGCGACACTTCGCACTACATGACCAATAAAGGGCGCATGGTGCGATTGGCAGAATACAGCCGCGACTGCATCAAGGCGCTGCGCCAGGAAACCGGCATTCAGTACGAAGGACGCCAGGGCGGTACGCTGCAGCTGTTTCGCACCCAACAGCAGTTTGAAAATGCGGCGAAAGACATTGCCGTGCTGGAAGATGCGGGCGTGCCGTATAAACTGCTGGAAGCCCACCAACTTGCCACGGTCGAACCCGCGCTGGCGCAGGTAGCGCACAAGCTGACCGGCGGTCTGCAATTGCCCAATGATGAAACCGGTGATTGCCAGCTGTTTACTCAGCAACTGGCCAAGCTGGCGCAGCAGGCTGGCGTCACCTTCTTGTATAACCGCAGCGTTGATCGTCTGCTGGTGGACGGTGATCAAATCAGCGGCGTGCAGTGCGGCGCAGAGGTGTTCAAGGCCGACAGCTACGTAGTGGCCTTCGGCTCTTACTCCACCGCGCTGTTGCGCGATCTGGTCTCGATCCCCGTTTACCCGCTGAAAGGATATTCACTGACCATTCCTATTGCGGATGAAGCTGCGGCGCCGTTCTCGACCGTTCTGGATGAAACCTACAAAATCGCCATTACCCGTTTCGACCAACGTATTCGTGTCGGTGGCATGGCGGAAATTGTCGGCTTTAATACCCAGTTGGAGCAGAAACGTCGGGAAACGCTGGAAATGGTGGTACGCGATCTCTACCCTAACGGCGGGCGGGTCGAAGAGGCGACTTTCTGGACCGGTCTGCGTCCTATGACGCCGGACGGCACGCCGATCGTCGGCAAGACCTCGCTGAAAAACCTGTTCCTCAATACCGGGCACGGCACGTTGGGCTGGACCATGGCGTGCGGTTCCGGGCAATTGCTTTCCGATCTGATTTCCGGCACCACGCCGGCTATCCCTTCGGACGATCTGGGGGTAGCGCGATACAGCGCCGGCTTTCGCAACGGGCACCCCACACCCACACCCTTGAACGATGTGCATCCAGTGCGTTAA